One segment of Neobacillus endophyticus DNA contains the following:
- a CDS encoding FMN-dependent NADH-azoreductase, with the protein MAKVLYITAHPHDETQSYSMAVGKAFIDTYKEVHPNDEVVTIDLYKEHIPHIDSDVFSGWGKLQSGKGFDELSSEEKTKVGRLSELCEQFIAADKYVFVTPMWNFSFPPILKAYIDAVSVAGKTFKYTENGPVGLLTDKKALHIQARGGIYSEGPAADFEMGHRYLNVIMQFYGVPSFEGLFVEGHAAMPDKAQEIKENAIARAKDLAHTF; encoded by the coding sequence ATGGCAAAAGTATTATACATTACAGCACATCCACATGATGAAACACAATCATATAGTATGGCGGTAGGAAAAGCGTTTATTGACACCTACAAAGAAGTACATCCAAATGATGAGGTTGTAACAATTGACCTATACAAAGAACATATCCCTCATATTGATAGTGATGTTTTCAGCGGGTGGGGCAAGTTGCAATCTGGTAAAGGATTTGATGAGCTCTCATCAGAAGAGAAAACTAAAGTAGGGAGATTATCGGAACTATGTGAACAATTTATCGCTGCTGATAAATATGTTTTTGTCACACCGATGTGGAACTTTTCATTTCCGCCTATTTTAAAAGCGTATATTGATGCTGTGTCCGTCGCTGGAAAAACTTTTAAATACACAGAAAATGGACCAGTAGGGCTTTTAACGGATAAAAAGGCATTGCACATACAGGCTCGCGGCGGCATTTATTCAGAAGGACCTGCGGCGGATTTTGAAATGGGTCATCGCTACTTAAATGTCATAATGCAATTCTATGGAGTTCCTTCATTTGAGGGCTTATTTGTAGAAGGACATGCAGCAATGCCGGATAAAGCGCAAGAAATTAAAGAAAATGCCATAGCACGTGCAAAGGATTTAGCACATACTTTCTAG
- a CDS encoding DUF3189 family protein, translating to MIYIYHDFGGTHTTSIAAAYHLKIINPSSQMLTKEEILAIPYFNQLKKKDAGRIFFHGNDDEGHPVYTIGRRNDKLVLPALQDLSSLFLTRYQKEERIVFSNTSPTVPLAMTLGGFFSRGLGIDFIGVPLLVKGAQQCHRHIYQLVETTKEIAHQNTTQQIISIENPQFQA from the coding sequence ATGATATACATTTATCATGATTTTGGCGGGACACATACCACTTCCATCGCGGCTGCCTACCATTTAAAAATCATAAACCCATCCTCACAAATGTTAACGAAAGAAGAAATTTTAGCCATCCCCTATTTTAATCAATTAAAGAAAAAGGATGCGGGAAGGATTTTTTTTCATGGAAATGATGATGAAGGTCATCCTGTGTATACGATTGGCAGGCGAAATGATAAGTTGGTTTTACCTGCACTCCAAGATTTATCCAGTCTATTTTTAACCAGGTATCAAAAAGAAGAACGGATTGTATTCTCCAACACTTCGCCGACAGTTCCACTCGCCATGACACTGGGAGGTTTTTTCTCACGTGGATTAGGAATTGATTTCATTGGCGTTCCGCTGCTCGTTAAAGGGGCACAGCAATGCCATAGGCACATCTATCAATTGGTGGAAACGACAAAAGAAATTGCTCACCAAAATACCACACAGCAAATTATATCCATCGAAAATCCTCAATTTCAGGCATAA
- a CDS encoding GerAB/ArcD/ProY family transporter, with protein sequence MMQESINERLQISPYMAAYVVVSMQIGIGILGFQRVIAKDAGYDAWISVLVAGLITNISLWFIFKICESVEGDVMYANVYMFGKIIGNLINIIFIFYFILTCGAILGGLIEVIRTWIFLDLNPFWFATVYLLLGIYIVYGGFRIVAGICFFGKIIPLYLVFTFGFALKYGDFTNLLPIFDHSANQLIKSGYHMSLSYLGFEELLFFYPFIKNPGQSKKWVHIGLLATTFFYTSLAVISFSYFPPGLLKRSIWATLEMWKIVRLPFIERFEYLGIANWTLLILPNVAVTLWCASRGVKRILNIRQKKAVIFIALLCLILVAVIPTRERMDLVLNLDSIVGFSLAYVYAPFLYLLLLIKKKVKAR encoded by the coding sequence ATGATGCAGGAATCCATCAATGAAAGATTACAAATTTCACCATATATGGCTGCCTATGTAGTCGTTTCAATGCAGATTGGAATTGGTATCCTCGGCTTTCAGCGGGTCATTGCTAAAGACGCAGGGTATGATGCGTGGATTTCTGTATTAGTGGCAGGACTAATCACCAATATATCTCTTTGGTTTATATTTAAAATATGTGAATCAGTTGAGGGAGATGTCATGTATGCAAATGTTTATATGTTTGGAAAAATCATTGGCAACCTCATCAATATCATCTTTATTTTCTATTTTATCCTAACTTGTGGAGCTATTCTAGGTGGCTTGATTGAGGTCATACGCACTTGGATATTCCTTGATTTAAACCCATTTTGGTTTGCAACCGTCTATCTACTATTAGGGATTTATATCGTGTATGGCGGATTCCGGATAGTGGCTGGGATTTGCTTTTTCGGAAAAATCATACCACTATATTTAGTTTTTACGTTCGGATTTGCACTAAAGTATGGGGATTTCACCAATTTGCTCCCTATATTTGACCATTCTGCAAATCAATTGATCAAAAGCGGGTATCATATGTCATTAAGTTATCTAGGCTTTGAAGAACTATTATTTTTCTACCCTTTTATTAAGAATCCTGGACAGTCAAAAAAATGGGTACATATCGGGCTCTTGGCAACCACTTTTTTTTACACTAGTCTGGCCGTCATTAGTTTTTCCTATTTTCCACCAGGTTTACTCAAACGATCGATTTGGGCTACATTAGAAATGTGGAAAATCGTTAGGCTCCCTTTTATTGAAAGGTTTGAGTATTTGGGAATTGCCAATTGGACTTTACTCATTCTGCCAAATGTTGCGGTTACGTTATGGTGTGCAAGCCGTGGTGTAAAAAGGATCTTAAATATAAGACAAAAAAAAGCAGTCATTTTCATTGCTTTGCTTTGCCTTATATTGGTGGCAGTTATACCTACTCGTGAAAGAATGGACTTGGTCCTGAATCTTGACTCCATAGTCGGATTTTCGTTAGCTTATGTATATGCCCCATTCCTATACTTACTCCTGCTTATCAAAAAGAAGGTGAAAGCAAGGTGA
- a CDS encoding spore germination protein: MANLFKLRKRTKKKPLSDYLKSELSQQESDEQSEQKSSQQQNEQAEDWEKELSKSKDYKKTYYVNQATGKKFYFTYLTSLVDDKILDNNVLPALLEGNFNKIADVKKLLPIADVKISSNVNDIAKNLLSGYVMLTMEGDTNEFSFISAQKMIVRSVTAPEIEFSVIGPKEAFVESIEQNINLIRRRLPVKELIAEEFIVGKLSQTKVAVLYFEGITNEEIVNTARQRITDIEKDEIADSSFFTQMISDNGNSPFPQLLDTERPDRVTSSLSEGKIVILVDGSPHALIGPTTLTEFFNSFEDYFLNWILASFIRLIRLFAVTFSIMITPLYVAVVTYHYELIPKDLLVTLVTSRRVVPFPPILEVLFLEVTIELLREAGARLPTKVGQTIGIVGGIVIGTASVEAGLTSNVLLIFIALSALASFTTPVYQMSNTIRILRFPFLFMAQLWGLIGITISFCFLLIHLVRLTSLGFPFMEPIFPFRRQDFKDALFRFPFKNQAYRPQFLRTKNPVRFSKEKSHEKKDIDE; the protein is encoded by the coding sequence ATGGCTAATTTATTCAAACTAAGAAAACGAACCAAAAAAAAACCACTATCTGACTACCTGAAAAGTGAACTAAGTCAACAAGAAAGTGACGAACAAAGTGAACAAAAAAGTAGTCAACAACAAAATGAACAAGCAGAAGATTGGGAAAAAGAACTTTCAAAATCTAAGGATTACAAAAAGACATACTATGTGAATCAAGCAACAGGAAAAAAATTTTATTTCACTTATTTGACATCACTTGTTGATGATAAAATCCTGGACAATAACGTTCTTCCTGCTTTACTGGAGGGTAATTTTAATAAAATAGCTGACGTTAAGAAGCTGCTTCCTATCGCAGACGTCAAAATATCAAGTAATGTAAACGATATTGCAAAAAATCTTCTTAGTGGATATGTCATGTTGACAATGGAAGGAGATACAAATGAATTTTCTTTCATTTCCGCCCAGAAAATGATTGTTCGTTCTGTTACCGCCCCTGAGATTGAATTTAGCGTCATCGGCCCTAAAGAAGCATTCGTCGAGTCCATTGAACAAAACATCAATCTGATTCGAAGACGTTTGCCTGTTAAAGAACTAATAGCAGAAGAATTTATCGTAGGAAAATTATCACAAACAAAAGTTGCCGTTCTTTATTTTGAAGGGATTACAAATGAGGAAATTGTCAACACTGCCAGACAGCGAATAACTGATATCGAAAAGGATGAAATTGCAGATAGTTCGTTTTTTACACAAATGATCTCTGATAATGGTAATTCTCCATTCCCACAACTTCTTGATACAGAAAGACCTGATCGGGTTACATCCAGTCTTTCTGAAGGAAAAATCGTCATTTTAGTGGACGGTTCCCCCCATGCATTAATTGGACCAACTACTTTGACAGAGTTTTTTAACTCATTTGAAGATTATTTTCTTAACTGGATCCTAGCTTCTTTTATCAGATTGATCCGTTTGTTTGCCGTAACTTTTTCCATTATGATTACACCTCTTTATGTTGCGGTAGTTACTTATCACTATGAATTGATTCCAAAGGACTTATTAGTAACCTTAGTCACTTCAAGGAGAGTTGTTCCGTTTCCTCCAATACTTGAAGTATTATTTCTTGAGGTAACGATCGAACTACTTAGAGAAGCAGGAGCAAGGCTTCCTACCAAGGTTGGTCAGACAATTGGTATCGTGGGTGGTATTGTTATTGGAACGGCATCGGTAGAAGCTGGACTAACAAGTAATGTTCTTTTGATTTTTATTGCTCTATCAGCACTGGCATCTTTCACAACACCCGTCTATCAAATGAGCAACACCATCAGGATTTTGCGTTTCCCATTTCTTTTCATGGCTCAATTGTGGGGGTTAATCGGAATTACCATTTCTTTTTGTTTCCTGCTTATTCATTTAGTTCGGCTGACATCACTTGGATTTCCATTTATGGAGCCTATTTTCCCGTTTAGAAGGCAGGACTTTAAAGATGCATTATTTCGGTTCCCATTTAAAAACCAGGCATACCGTCCTCAATTTCTTAGAACGAAGAATCCTGTTCGCTTTAGTAAGGAAAAGTCTCATGAAAAGAAGGACATTGATGAATAA
- a CDS encoding Ger(x)C family spore germination protein, which yields MKIFYISLSLLISTLIFTGCVETNVIDDVNIATGIGIDKSGNKLLGSIMIPVFKADKSFDNFTFTAKGKVMRDLISEMQKKASQPIVSGSVDLAFFGEDVAREGIIKILDVFLRDPSVGSRVQLAVVDGKVIDMFNGKYGDRGNAQYLVQLIEHNMERENLPLTNLHRFLSAYYQEGKDAYLPLLKKQSKLVNITGLALFRYDKVVSILPENKLFYFKLLVDKHAMGSVKVSDHGKESSIQNITSKNKIKLVKRNPYEFDVNIKIKGILTEHQKRTLKEGDLTKIQKQLEKQVSKECTKLIAHFQKKEIDPVGFGHIAKTQTRKFDFNKWSESYKNTKFKVHANVKIIEVGVVE from the coding sequence GTGAAAATTTTTTACATTTCTCTTTCCTTACTTATTAGTACGCTAATTTTTACAGGGTGTGTGGAAACGAATGTTATCGATGATGTCAATATTGCGACGGGAATTGGTATTGATAAAAGCGGAAATAAATTGCTCGGAAGTATCATGATCCCTGTTTTTAAAGCTGATAAATCTTTCGATAATTTCACTTTTACAGCTAAAGGGAAGGTCATGAGGGACTTAATATCTGAAATGCAAAAGAAGGCATCCCAGCCGATTGTTAGTGGCAGTGTGGATCTTGCATTTTTTGGAGAAGATGTTGCACGGGAGGGGATCATAAAGATCCTTGATGTCTTCCTGCGTGATCCCAGTGTAGGTTCAAGAGTTCAATTAGCCGTTGTGGATGGAAAAGTTATTGATATGTTCAATGGTAAGTACGGAGACCGCGGAAATGCTCAATACCTTGTGCAGTTAATTGAACATAATATGGAAAGAGAAAATTTGCCGTTAACCAATCTTCATCGTTTTTTGTCAGCCTACTATCAAGAAGGTAAAGATGCTTATTTGCCTCTGCTTAAAAAGCAGTCAAAGTTAGTGAACATAACTGGTTTAGCCCTCTTCAGGTATGATAAAGTCGTTTCAATCCTTCCAGAAAATAAACTGTTTTATTTCAAGCTCCTGGTAGACAAACACGCGATGGGTTCAGTAAAGGTAAGTGATCATGGGAAAGAATCTTCTATTCAAAATATCACTTCAAAGAATAAAATTAAACTAGTAAAGAGAAATCCATATGAATTTGACGTTAATATCAAAATAAAAGGGATTCTAACAGAGCATCAAAAAAGAACGTTAAAAGAGGGTGACCTGACAAAAATTCAAAAACAACTAGAAAAACAGGTAAGCAAAGAATGCACAAAGTTGATTGCCCATTTTCAAAAAAAAGAAATTGATCCTGTCGGCTTTGGACATATAGCCAAAACCCAAACACGAAAATTTGATTTTAACAAATGGAGCGAGAGCTACAAAAATACTAAATTCAAGGTTCATGCCAATGTTAAAATCATTGAAGTAGGTGTCGTCGAGTAA